The sequence GGTGCAGCGCCGTCTCGCGCAGCGTCTTGGAGGGAAGGGTGCCGGTGTTGGCCGCGGTGCCTCCGAGCACCGGCTCCCGCTCCACCACCGCCACGCGCTTGCCCGCGAGCGAGGCCTGTACCGCGCCCCATTCCCCCGCGGGGCCAGAGCCGATGACCACCAGGTCGAAGTCCGCCATGGACCCCACCCTAACCCCACCCCGGCGGACAGGGCAGCGGGAAGTCAGTCCCGGCCGGAGTAGTGCAGCTTCTCGCGGACCTCCTCGTCGGTGAGCAGCCGGAAGCCGCTCTCCGGCAGCCCCTCCAGGGTGATGTCGCCCACGGCCTCCCGGTGGAGCGCCCGGGCGGGCAGCCCCACGGCGCCCAGCATGCGCTTCACCTGGTGGTGGCGCCCTTCCGTGAGCGTCACCTCCACCGTGTGCTCGTCGCGCACGCGCACGACGGCGGGGCGCGCCGGGCCGTCATCCAGCGTCATCCCGTGGCGCAGCGGCTCCACCTTCGCGTCGTCCGCCACGCTGAACACCGTGGCCACGTAGCGCTTGGGCAGGTTCGTCTCCGGGGACGTGCAGTGGGCCACCAGCTTGTCGTCGTTGGTGAAGAGCAGCAGGCCCGTGGTGTCCACGTCCAGCCGGCCCACGGCGTGCCATGTGAAGCGG is a genomic window of Corallococcus macrosporus containing:
- a CDS encoding pseudouridine synthase; this encodes MPRKPERPPKSPPRPNRWEGKEKPDWLSRALARAGAMPQDEAEAAIKAGRVSVNGRVATTPLTPVPPDAVIKVDGLPVRKEVPTHVLAFHKPAGVLTSTARQHRTGTVFEVLLPQLPLELNRFTWHAVGRLDVDTTGLLLFTNDDKLVAHCTSPETNLPKRYVATVFSVADDAKVEPLRHGMTLDDGPARPAVVRVRDEHTVEVTLTEGRHHQVKRMLGAVGLPARALHREAVGDITLEGLPESGFRLLTDEEVREKLHYSGRD